A genomic segment from Triticum dicoccoides isolate Atlit2015 ecotype Zavitan chromosome 1A, WEW_v2.0, whole genome shotgun sequence encodes:
- the LOC119270540 gene encoding transcription factor AIG1-like: MATCQAPTSAPELSSSSGRSATEARSLKVHSESERRRRERINTHLATLRRMIPDANQMDKATLLACVVNQVKELKRKATETTRLQATAPIPPEANEITVHCYTAAGDNRTTYIRATVSCDDRPGLFLGLAGAFRVLGLRVLRTETASLGGRASHLFVLCKEGGDVGAGLRAMEGAVRQAVAEVAFPEMVCGGSSWSKRERILEECCPVMYSV; this comes from the exons ATGGCAACATGCCAGGCTCCCACTAGCGCGCCGGAGCTGTCGTCGTCGTCGGGGAGGAGCGCGACGGAGGCGAGGTCGCTGAAGGTCCATAGCGAGTCGGAGAGGCGGCGCCGGGAGCGGATCAATACCCACCTGGCCACGCTGAGGAGAATGATCCCTGATGCTAACCAG ATGGACAAGGCCACCTTGTTAGCTTGTGTGGTGAACCAAGTGAAGGAACTCAAGAGGAAAGCAACTGAAACCACACGACTGCAAGCAACAGCGCCCATCCCTCCGGAGGCTAACGAGATCACCGTCCATTGCTACACCGCCGCCGGCGACAACCGGACCACGTACATTCGTGCCACCGTCAGCTGTGACGACCGGCCGGGACTCTTCCTGGGTCTGGCCGGAGCGTTCCGTGTCCTCGGGCTGAGGGTGCTGAGAACAGAGACGGCCTCTCTGGGAGGCAGGGCGAGCcatttgtttgtgttgtgcaagGAGGGCGGCGATGTCGGTGCGGGCCTGAGGGCCATGGAGGGGGCGGTCCGGCAGGCGGTTGCCGAGGTCGCCttccccgagatggtgtgcggtgGCAGCTCGTGGAGCAAGAGGGAGAGGATTTTAGAGGAGTGCTGCCCGGTCATGTACTCCGTATAG
- the LOC119270629 gene encoding vegetative cell wall protein gp1-like: MTRASSCLHRIRGFTAGPWPPWPSPVLHAAVAFLLTGRCCLSLFPLQSFPYVSSPSASSQSPGARSPCPSSLVLPPEKAPHQRPASPSRLPTPAHAPPRWCAARRSRAPPPPYPASPCSPFLLSLSNLFLSPMDAWSSLAGRCAALPRGLQMRPATPPEPSAAAAPGEQRRRPAPFPPHGLQIRPASIALVVPVPGSGRSSPPPCPPVSATWRPPQPRGRAPS; encoded by the exons ATGACCAGGGCAAGTTCCTGCCTCCACCGCATCAGAGGCTTCACCGCGGGTCCGTGGCCACCTTGGCCAAGCCCGGTGCTGCACGCCGCTGTTGCCTTTCTGCTGACGGGCCGCTGTTGCCTCTCCCTGTTTCCCCTGCAAAGCTTCCCCTATGTGTCCTCACCCTCTGCCTCATCTCAGTCTCCCGGGGCACGCTCTCCCTGTCCTTCTTCCCTCGTTCTTCCACCTGAGAAGGCGCCTCACCAGCGCCCGGCCTCGCCGTCGCGCCTCCCCACGCCTGCGCACGCTCCGCCCCGCTGGtgcgccgctcgccggagccgagcaccgccgccgccctaCCCCGCTTCCCCCTGCTCCCCTTTCCTCTTGTCTCTCTCTAACCTCTTTCTCTCTCCCATGGACGCCTGGAGCTCCCTCGCCGGCCGATGCGCCGCCTTGCCCCGCGGCCTACAGATGCGGCCGGCCACCCCGCCggagccgagcgccgccgccgccccag GTGAGCAGCGTCGCCGCCCTGCCCCATTTCCACCCCACGGCCTACAGATCCGGCCGGCCTCCATTGCCCTTGTCGTTCCCgtgcccggatctggccggagttcaCCGCCACCGTGCCCGCCCGTGTCGGCAACGTGGCGGCCTCCTCAGCCTCGAGGGCGAGCTCCCAGTTGA